The following proteins come from a genomic window of Aspergillus oryzae RIB40 DNA, chromosome 4:
- a CDS encoding signal peptidase complex subunit SPC3 (predicted protein) — MHSSLNRAQAVFGFFTTVALFVAGFAALSVLLFPTDEAKAAVSLKDVKVIKGRPHYYSNKKEEYAQMRFDLDADLSSLFNWNTKQLFVYVYASYSSSDKESTLLPQSESIIWDTIISAPESPYSFNTLRERFFPSKSSSKRTTGAKKSTKKDKAAPGVLRLRNQRAKYQISDITGKMAERSNVTLSVGWNVQPWVGALWWSPGSGAVPRTGGDSGRSKPFEFPALKTKANTKAAEDQGQAKKVEV; from the exons ATGCACTCGTCTCTAAACCGAGCGCAGGccgtcttcggcttctttaCAACCGTGGCCTTGTTCGTCGCCGGATTTGCCGCGTTGTCTGTCTTGTTATTTCCCACCGATGAGGCGAAAGCAGCAGTGTCATTGAAGGATGTCAAAGT AATCAAAGGACGACCACATTACTATtcaaacaagaaagaagaatacGCACAAATGCGTTTCGATCTGGACGCCG atctctcctccctcttcaacTGGAACACAAAACAACTCTTCGTCTACGTCTACGCCTCCTACTCCTCCTCTGACAAGGAATccactctcctcccccagTCCGAGTCCATCATCTGGGATACCATCATCTCGGCCCCGGAATCGCCGTACTCCTTCAACACTCTCCGTGAGCGCTTCTTCCCGTCCAAGTCTTCTTCGAAACGGACCACCGGCGCCAAGAAGTCGACTAAGAAGGATAAGGCCGCGCCTGGTGTTCTCCGTCTGAGGAACCAGCGGGCTAAGTACCAAATCTCGGATATCACGGGGAAGATGGCGGAGCGGAGCAATGTGACGCTTTCTGTTGGGTGGAACGTGCAACCTTGGGTTGGAGCTTTGTGGTGGAGTCCTGGGTCTGGAGCTGTGCCGAGGACTGGCGGTGATTCGGGAAGGAGCAAGCCATTTGAGTTTCCGGCGTTGAAGACGAAGGCGAATACCAAGGCAGCGGAAGACCAAGGTcaggcgaagaaggtggaggTCTAG